From Plectropomus leopardus isolate mb chromosome 4, YSFRI_Pleo_2.0, whole genome shotgun sequence, the proteins below share one genomic window:
- the cplx2l gene encoding complexin 2, like: protein MNFVMKAALGGGPPDVGKMLGGEEKEEDPDAAKKEEERQEALRQQEEERKAKYAKMEAERERMRQGIRDKYGLKKREEAEAEAAAAAEEPAEGSLTRPKKAVPAGCGDEEEEESIMDTVMKYLPGPLQDMLKK from the exons ATGAATTTTGTAATGAAAGCTGCGCTGGGAG GAGGTCCTCCTGATGTGGGCAAGATGCTGGGtggggaggagaaggaggaggaccCCGATGCAGccaagaaagaggaggagagacaggaggcgctgaggcagcaggaggaggagaggaaggccAAATATGCCAAGATGGAGGCTGAGAGGGAACGCATGAGGCAAGGCATCAGAGATAAG TATGGTTTGAAAAAGCGTGAAGAGGCTGAAGCCGAGgcggcagctgctgcagaggagccCGCAGAAGGCAGCTTGACTCGACCTAAGAAGGCCGTGCCGGCTGGCTGTGGcgacgaggaggaagaggagagcaTCATGGACACAGTGATGAAATACCTGCCAGGCCCGCTGCAAGACATGCTGAAGAAGTAG